A single window of Nicotiana tomentosiformis chromosome 1, ASM39032v3, whole genome shotgun sequence DNA harbors:
- the LOC138908844 gene encoding protein MAIN-LIKE 1-like, which translates to MWDFLRAHLLHSRIVRRLQDTNFYSIVEIGRLQLDSSLITALIEQWRPEIHTFHLSIGEATITLQDVEVLYGLPVDGHPVAFPNAIREYMSLQYLEMLQWLTDFQPPDETALIGSSRMQLMPVRQHLEVMHAGIIDDIPELHIHRYTRFLLLLMFGVVLFPNTSGNLVSLRYLHHLERLDDLHHYSRGDIVLGYLYR; encoded by the coding sequence atgtgggacttTCTTAGAGCCCACCTTCTCCATTCCCGTATAGTCAGACGCCTCCAGGATACGAATTTTTATAGTATTGTAGAGATCGGCCGGCTGCAGCTGGATTCGTCGTTGATCACGGCGCTGATAGAGCAGTGGCGACCGGAGATACACACATTCCATTTgtccattggcgaggccactatCACGCTTCAGGACGTGGAGGTCCTGTATGGGCTGCCCGTTGATGGACACCCTGTTGCTTTTCCAAATGCCATCAGAGAGTATATGAGTTTGCAGTACCTGGAGATGCTGCAGTGGCTCACCGATTTCCAGCCACCGGATGAGACTGCATTGATTGGGTCCAGTCGTATGCAGTTGATGCCTGTCCGGCAACATTTGGAGGTGATGCACGCTGGCATCATAGATGATATACCGGAGCTTCATATTCACCGgtacacgaggtttctgctgctgcttatgtttggagtggttttgttcccgaacacttcggggaacctagttAGCTTGAGAtatcttcatcatcttgagcggctagatgatttacatcaTTACAGCCGAGGTGATATTGTTCTTGGTTACTTGTACAGGTAG